From Penicillium psychrofluorescens genome assembly, chromosome: 1, one genomic window encodes:
- a CDS encoding uncharacterized protein (ID:PFLUO_001685-T1.cds;~source:funannotate), translated as MATASSDPVTAATPSSGQSRSNILHGNISPPLRNFTDEAAAPAAYDRILPHVQHTHRELESHSHKILDSTDRDEQIRFQNQFTWELARHLIGEELVIYPAISENLKDGRARVEKGRREHQEIKKQLKAFQELHPTDPKFVPSLNVLIEDLKIHTRQEENENLTSLEDALSQADSKALSRSIIRTKMFVPSRSHPSIPSKQPFETAASLLAAPMDKVADIFRKCPASYGAQE; from the coding sequence atggccaccgcaTCTAGCGACCCAGTGACAGCCGCGACACCATCATCAGGGCAGTCTCGCTCTAATATACTTCACGGCAACATTTCCCCACCGCTTCGCAACTTCACagatgaagcagctgcgccagcagcatACGATCGCATTCTTCCTCATGTCCAACATACCCATCGCGAGCTAGAATCCCACAGCCACAAGATCTTGGATTCTACTGACCGCGATGAGCAAATCCGGTTTCAAAATCAGTTTACCTGGGAGCTTGCTAGGCACCTCATTGGAGAGGAGCTCGTTATCTACCCAGCGATCAGCGAAAATCTCAAGGACGGGCGTGCGCGCGTTGAGAAAGGTCGACGCGAACATcaagagatcaagaagcagctcAAGGCTTTTCAGGAACTGCACCCAACAGATCCCAAATTTGTGCCATCATTGAATGTGCTTATTGAAGATCTCAAGATCCATACGAGGCAAGAGGAAAATGAGAATCTCACCAGTCTGGAAGACGCGCTGTCACAAGCTGATAGCAAGGCTCTATCACGGTCAATTATCCGCACGAAGATGTTTGTTCCGTCTAGGTCGCATCCGTCGATACCCAGTAAACAGCCTTTTGAAACAGCAGCCAGCTTACTGGCGGCACCTATGGATAAGGTAGCTGATATTTTCCGAAAGTGTCCCGCATCGTACGGAGCCCAAGAATGA
- a CDS encoding uncharacterized protein (ID:PFLUO_001686-T1.cds;~source:funannotate) — translation MSSPARQDALRNYQSVLPQAPPERGEATEEYKGIDEIAYQLSRLPLGTSRPLKAIVVGAGFSGLAFAREVETGQLPNVNLTVYEKNASVGGTWYENRYPGCACDIPVHNYQYSWAPYPHFPSYYATGPDIHSYIEAVADQHQLRKYIKVSHKVLGAKWIEERQKWQVQIVATDGRQLMVSNRTSKDGEAGEPFIEECDVFINATGCFNDWKWPAIPGREIFEGKMIHSAAWPDDDDVSLKGKTVALIGNGSTGVQILPAILDEVDKIYVFIRSPTWVTASFAQKFAGPNGENVFFSEEQKEHWMTHPDEYLAYRKDVESELNSRFRLYLKDSVEQKQALDFSISQMKKKLLGKPEIKEKLIPEFAVGCRRTTPGNGYLEALCSPKVEVIWGGVASFNKSGLKSQFGDQFDVDTIICATGFNMSFSPRFPVIGLNGINLQKKWDVNPECYLSVTAAEMPNYFVYLGPASPLGHGSVVSSLERVTEYISKFVRKLQTENYSSVVPKSFIPGAYQKQALAWLEKTAWSSHCASTYKNGKSDGKLISLHPGSRLHYFQLLSNPRWEDFEWKSLCPDEDLTFAWLANGFIVQESGSNHDDDLT, via the exons ATGTCTTCACCGGCTAGACAAGATGCTCTGCGCAACTACCAAAGCGTTCTGCCCCAGGCGCCCCCCGAAAGAGGGGAAGCTACAGAGGAGTACAAAGGCATTGACGAAATTGCTTATCAGCTGTCACGACTACCACTAGGAACATCCAGGCCACTCAAAGCGATTGTTGTTGGCGCTGGCTTCAGTGGTTTGGCTTTTGCGCGCGAGGTTGAAACAGGTCAACTCCCAAATGTGAATTTGACCGTCTATGAGAAGAACGCTTCAGTTGGAGGAACGTGGTATGAGAATAGATATCCAGG ATGCGC TTGCGATATTCCGGTTCACAACTACCAG TATTCCTGGGCGCCATATCCACATTTCCCAAGTTACTATGCGACTGGACCAGATATTCACAGCTACATTGAAGCAGTGGCAGATCAGCATCAACTACGCAAATATATCAAAGTATCGCACAAGGTTCTCGGTGCCAAATGGATCGAAGAACGCCAGAAATGGCAAGTTCAGATTGTTGCGACAGACGGAAGGCAGCTCATGGTAAGTAATCGCACAagcaaggatggcgaggCGGGCGAGCCTTTCATCGAGGAATGCGATGTTTTTATAAATGCAACTGGATGCTTCAATGATTGGAAATGGCCTGCTATACCTGGCAGGGAGATTTTTGAAGGCAAAATGATCCACTCAGCAGCGTggccagatgatgatgatgtcaGCCTTAAGGGTAAGACTGTTGCTCTTATTGGTAACGGAAGCACTGGTGTGCAAATCTTGCCTGCAATTCTAGATGAGGTTGATAAGATCTACGTCTTCATTCGTAGCCCGACGTGGGTGACAGCAAGCTTTGCACAGAAATTTGCTGGACCCAATGGAGAAAATGTCTTTTTTTCAGAAGAGCAAAAGGAGCACTGGATGACGCACCCCGATGAATATCTTGCATATCGAAAGGACGTTGAATCTGAGCTCAATTCTCGGTTTAGGCTCTATCTCAAAGACTCTGTGGAACAGAAACAGGCCTTGGATTTTTCCATTTCacaaatgaagaaaaagctTTTGGGCAAGCCAGAAATCAAGGAGAAATTGATTCCGGAATTCGCGGTTGG ATGCCGTCGTACAACACCAGGAAATGGATACCTTGAGGCTCTCTGCTCTCCAAAGGTAGAAGTAATCTGGGGTGGTGTAGCCTCCTTCAACAAGTCTGGCTTGAAGTCCCAGTTCGGTGATCAATTTGACGTCGACACAATTATATGCGCAACTGGTTTCAACATGTCGTTCTCTCCCCGTTTTCCTGTTATTGGTCTCAATGGAATCAATCTTCAAAAGAAATGGGATGTAAACCCTGAATGCTATCTTTCTGTCACTGCAGCTGAAATGCCCAATTACTTCGTCTACCTAGGCCCGGCTAGTCCTCTCGGGCATGGAAGCGTTGTCAGCTCGCTCGAACGAGTTACCGAATATATTAGCAAATTCGTCCGCAAACTCCAAACGGAGAATTATAGCTCCGTGGTGCCAAAGTCATTTATTCCGGGTGCATACCAAAAGCAGGCTCTTGCGTGGCTGGAAAAAACGGCTTGGAGTTCTCACTGTGCATCGACCTACAAGAACGGGAAGTCTGACGGAAAGTTGATCTCGCTTCACCCTGGCTCAAGGTTGCATTACTTCCAGCTTCTGTCCAACCCTCGATGGGAAGATTTTGAATGGAAGAGTTTATGTCCTGATGAAGATTTGACGTTTGCTTGGCTTGCAAATGGCTTCATTGTCCAGGAATCCGGGAGCAACCACGATGATGACTTAACGTAA
- a CDS encoding uncharacterized protein (ID:PFLUO_001687-T1.cds;~source:funannotate), producing MSSGILVILNNGSIIWRGLGFETMQILNLQAGFQLCGLVFNVVAMTFVDRVKRSWLIAIGLMACALVMMVETILQRLYLDSSSKPGFAAAAAMIFTFQAVYSLFLDGATYFYIAEIWPSHLRSQGFAIGMATLCLSNLMWLLAAPTAMARISWRYYLFFICIPAIGAAVVFFYYEDTLKKPLEEIAAMFGDDDLVAIYQRDLDHANLELNDFDHVDNTEGKSAIIEKLE from the exons ATGAGCTCCGGCATTCTGGTAATTCTTA ACAATGGCTCGATTATTTGGCGAGGACTAGGTTTTGAGACCATGCAAATTCTCAATCTACAAGCTGGTTTCCAGCTCTGCGGCTTGGTTTTCAACGTGGTCGCCATGACCTTTGTGGACCGTGTCAAACGGAGTTGGCTCATTGCTATAGGTCTCATGGCATGTGCCCTAGTGATGATGGTAGAGACGATCCTTCAGCGTCTCTACCTAGACAGCTCTAGCAAGCCCGGGTTTGCGGCAGCCGCAGCCATGATATTCACCTTCCAGGCCGTTTACTCTCTTTTTCTGGACGGAGCTACCTACTTTTACATTGCCGAAATCTGGCCCAGTCATTTGAGATCTCAGGGGTTTGCAATTGGTATGGCCACTCTCTGCCTTTCCAATCTCATGTGGCTCCTTGCGGCTCCAACTGCCATGGCCAGAATTTCGTGGCGGTATTATTTGTTTTTCATTTGCATCCCAGCAATTGGTGCAGCGGTGGTGTTTTTCTACTACGAAGATACACTCAAAAAACCTTTGGAAGAAATTGCAGCCATGTtcggtgatgatgacctgGTGGCTATTTACCAACGCGACCTAGATCACGCCAATCTCGAATTGAACGATTTTGACCATGTGGATAACACCGAAGGAAAATCTGCCATAATCGAGAAGCTTGAATAG
- a CDS encoding uncharacterized protein (ID:PFLUO_001688-T1.cds;~source:funannotate) yields MSYSDLKGKTFVITGAASGQGRATSLMLAEQGANLGLLDLHHPQSVLDEIKKIGGEAIGFEVNVADSAGVEAAVKAVKEKFGKIDGAANLAGWIGTQGFTGKAYSLDTITDQDWDAMMATNLTGIKNSLGSELRYLSNNGSIVNISSIAGQRGSPWNAPYGAAKWGVISLTKSAAQEAGPKNIRVNAVAPGLVDTPLAKDLGPAEMVQERLVSRTALKRMAQPEEIARCILFLLSDVSSYITASVINADAGFQ; encoded by the exons ATGTCCTACAGTGATCTCAAGGGCAAGACGTTCGTCATCACCGGCGCGGCGTCCGGGCAAGGGCGAGCAACGTCTCTTATGCTCGCCGAACAGGGAGCGAATCTTGGCTTACTTGACCTTCACCATCCGCAATCTGTGCTCGATGAGATCAAAAAAATTGGTGGTGAGGCAATTGGCTTTGAAGTCAATGTCGCTGACTCGGCGGGAGTAGAAGCTGCTGTAAAAGCAGTGAAAGAAAAATTTGGAAAAATCGATGGGGCAGCTAACCTTGCTGGGTGGATTGGAACCCAGGGTTTCACTGGGAAAGCATATTCCCTTGATACCATTACCGATCAAGATTGGGATGCGATGATGGCAACGAACTTGACAGGCATCAAGAACAGTCTCGGGTCGGAGCTACGATACCTCAGCAATAATGGGAGCATCGTAAATATTTCTAGTATTGCTGGCCAGCGAGGATCGCCATGGAATGCCCCATATGGAGCAGCTAAGTGGGGTgtgatctccttgaccaAATCGGCCGCTCAGGAAGCAGGGCCTAAGAACATCCGGGTAAATGCAGTGGCGCC AGGTCTTGTTGATACTCCACTTGCAAAAGATCTTGGACCCGCCGAGATGGTTCAGGAAAGACTTGTCTCCAGGACCGCTTTGAAACGCATGGCTCAGCCAGAGGAAATCGCCAGGTGTATTTTATTCCTGCTTAGTGACGTGTCTAGCTATATCACTGCCAGT GTTATCAATGCAGATGCTGGTTTCCAGTGA
- a CDS encoding uncharacterized protein (ID:PFLUO_001689-T1.cds;~source:funannotate), producing the protein MPAIDVINGGGDAASLKPIEATEAYRGKYPIAYERSKLPFDTPRPLKVIAVGAGVSGLSLAHVVESGQLKNVDLQIFEKNAGLGGTWFENRYPGCACDIPSHNYLFTWAPNPKWSSFYVSAPEILQYLEDVANRFGLRKYIQPCRKVTGARWDEGKQKWLVTSKQTDGRRIVVSAKGDGESGEDIVEECDVFINASGLMNNWKWPDLPGREEYQGILAHSANYDPQLDLQGKKVAVIGNGSSGIQVTAAVQKVAGHVSAYIRSPTWITANLGSRFIGQGVPNLTYDDEQQKEWAEKPEEYLKLRKEIEQELNFRFPLFVRGTQFQQMAKNFTTKDMRAKLEKKAELADVLIPSFALGCRRPTPGSGYLNALCADNCEVVWGEIDSFTKTGLKSKDGKERDFDVIIAATGFDFSFVPRWPIIGENGVNLQEAWSKNPACYLSVLAQDMPNYFVYMGPGCPVGHGSMITSIERITLYIADLIRKLQTENYHSFRLREGKAASYQFQMLTWLEKTVWGDACQSSFKNGQKDGGLHAFHPGSRLHFFELLRRHRYEDMDWKSRCDDPKLDFAWFNNGFLAHELSSEAEQVDPTWYLNQDSKALSRFVNGADTSEAVPE; encoded by the exons ATGCCAGCTATCGACGTTATTaatggcggaggagatgccGCTTCCTTGAAGCCTATTGAAGCCACCGAGGCATACAGAGGCAAATATCCAATTGCGTATGAGCGTTCTAAGCTTCCATTTGATACTCCAAGACCCTTGAAAGTTATTGCCGTTGGTGCTGGTGTCAGTGGATTGTCGCTGGCACATGTGGTCGAAAGTGGGCAGCTTAAAAACGTGGACCTCCAAATTTTCGAAAAGAACGCAGGACTAGGAGGAACTTGGTTTGAAAATCGATACCCAGGATGCGCATGCGATATCCCATCTCATAATTATCTG TTTACCTGGGCACCAAATCCGAAGTGGTCATCCTTCTATGTCTCGGCACCAGAAATTCTGCAATACCTCGAGGACGTGGCCAATCGATTTGGACTGAGGAAATACATTCAACCGTGCCGAAAAGTGACTGGGGCGCGTTGGGATGAAGGAAAACAGAAATGGCTAGTGACTAGCAAACAAACCGACGGTCGCCGTATTGTTGTATCGGCTAAGGGTGATGGAGAGTCTGGCGAGGACATTGTCGAGGAGTGTGACGTTTTTATCAACGCCAGCGGCTTAATGAACAACTGGAAGTGGCCCGACTTGCCCGGCCGTGAAGAGTATCAAGGTATTCTGGCTCACAGCGCAAACTATGACCCTCAGCTGGACCTTCAGGGTAAGAAGGTCGCTGTCATCGGCAACGGAAGTAGTGGCATTCAGGTCACAGCAGCTGTACAAAAGGTTGCTGGTCATGTTTCGGCTTACATTCGATCGCCTACCTGGATCACGGCTAATTTGGGCTCCCGCTTTATTGGGCAAGGAGTTCCAAATCTCACATACGACGACGAACAGCAAAAGGAGTGGGCTGAGAAGCCAGAGGAATACTTGAAACTCCGAAAGGAAATTGAGCAGGAACTCAACTTTCGTTTCCCTCTTTTTGTTCGAGGCACTCAATTCCAGCAGATGGCTAAGAATTTTACTACTAAAGACATGCGTGCAAAACTCGAAAAAAAGGCTGAGCTGGCAGATGTTCTCATACCTTCTTTTGCGCTTGGTTGTCGCAGACCAACACCAGGCTCGGGCTATCTCAATGCCCTATGCGCGGACAACTGCGAGGTAGTATGGGGAGAAATTGATTCATTCACAAAAACCGGATTAAAGTCCAAAGATGGTAAAGAGCGTGACTTTGATGTCATAATTGCTGCCACAGGATTTGATTTCTCTTTTGTACCGCGGTGGCCGATCATTGGTGAAAATGGTGTCAATCTCCAAGAGGCCTGGAGCAAGAACCCTGCTTGTTATCTTTCCGTGCTGGCGCAGGACATGCCCAACTATTTTGTGTACATGGGACCTGGATGTCCTGTTGGGCATGGAAGCATGATTACATCGATCGAGCGCATTACACTCTACATTGCGGACTTGATCAGAAAACTACAGACCGAAAACTACCATTCTTTCCGGcttcgagaaggaaaagcagcgTCGTATCAGTTCCAGATGTTAACTTGGTTGGAGAAGACCGTCTGGGGTGATGCGTGCCAGAGTTCATTCAAAAATGGGCAGAAAGATGGAGGGTTGCACGCGTTCCATCCAGGCTCACGGCTGCATTTCTTTGAGCTGCTTCGGCGCCACAGATACGAGGATATGGATTGGAAGAGCCGATGCGATGACCCAAAGCTTGACTTTGCGTGGTTCAACAATGGATTTTTGGCCCATGAGCTTTCATCAGAGGCTGAACAGGTGGATCCGAC TTGGTATCTTAATCAAGACAGCAAGGCCCTTTCGAGATTCGTTAACGGGGCTGATACGTCGGAGGCTGTTCCCGAGTAA